One region of Candidatus Polarisedimenticolaceae bacterium genomic DNA includes:
- a CDS encoding LPXTG cell wall anchor domain-containing protein yields the protein MRLGRTVVAAAWSAAVLFGSAIAATYDVHDAEVISVNDNRVIVREGDHAFDYTVGSGASFTADGAPGSLSVLRPGMKVSGTLGTTEPVRMSVVDLRGARVAYTMGGHLIVAGDSDNEYRDFTDGTTGGTGILIYRAGQIVPLAAFVAGDKITAAVVTKLPPKAMSGSDVETFVDVEKHRPVPLRSIANTPKVNRFSSNIARQPESAPTDAAGSTGSAATAPAAHATTPPATAPPATEPPHTAPAVAPPAATPKSLPKTAGAQPVLALAGLLFAGLGAFLTLRRRLGTRA from the coding sequence ATGAGGCTCGGCAGGACGGTCGTGGCCGCGGCGTGGAGCGCCGCGGTCCTCTTCGGATCGGCGATCGCAGCGACCTACGACGTTCACGACGCGGAGGTGATCTCGGTCAACGACAACCGCGTCATCGTGCGCGAAGGTGATCACGCGTTCGACTACACGGTCGGCAGCGGCGCGTCGTTCACCGCCGACGGCGCACCCGGCAGCCTCTCCGTCCTCCGGCCGGGGATGAAGGTCAGCGGCACGCTCGGCACCACAGAACCGGTGCGGATGAGTGTCGTCGATCTGCGCGGCGCGCGCGTCGCCTACACGATGGGCGGGCACCTGATCGTCGCCGGCGACTCGGACAACGAGTATCGCGATTTCACGGACGGGACGACGGGGGGGACCGGCATCCTCATCTACCGGGCCGGCCAGATCGTTCCGTTGGCGGCGTTCGTCGCCGGCGACAAGATCACGGCGGCGGTCGTGACCAAGTTGCCCCCGAAGGCGATGTCGGGGTCGGACGTCGAGACGTTCGTCGATGTCGAGAAGCACAGGCCCGTGCCCCTCAGGTCGATCGCGAACACACCGAAGGTGAACCGCTTCTCCTCCAACATCGCCCGCCAGCCCGAATCCGCACCCACGGACGCCGCAGGCTCGACCGGATCGGCCGCGACGGCTCCGGCCGCGCACGCCACCACGCCTCCGGCGACGGCCCCGCCCGCGACGGAGCCTCCGCATACGGCACCGGCCGTTGCGCCGCCCGCCGCGACGCCGAAATCACTTCCGAAGACCGCCGGCGCGCAGCCGGTCCTCGCGCTCGCCGGCCTTCTCTTCGCGGGGCTCGGTGCGTTCCTCACTCTCCGGCGGCGGCTCGGCACGCGGGCATGA
- a CDS encoding DUF4870 domain-containing protein has product MTTIPPEHRTLAALTHLSGLSGYLVPFGGALVPLLIWVVKSDTPVIASIAKQALFLNLVVFGLVLCTAVLWFTVILIPAVVAFWAILGLAAIALPIVGAIKAYDGTYFRYPVIGVTP; this is encoded by the coding sequence ATGACCACGATCCCGCCCGAGCACCGCACGCTCGCGGCGCTGACCCATCTCTCCGGGCTTTCCGGTTACCTCGTGCCGTTCGGCGGCGCGCTCGTTCCTCTTCTCATCTGGGTCGTCAAGAGCGATACACCGGTCATCGCGTCGATCGCGAAGCAGGCGCTCTTCCTGAACCTCGTCGTGTTCGGCCTCGTCCTGTGCACGGCCGTCCTGTGGTTCACCGTGATCTTGATTCCCGCGGTCGTCGCCTTCTGGGCCATCCTCGGACTCGCGGCGATCGCGTTACCGATCGTCGGAGCGATCAAGGCTTACGACGGGACGTACTTCCGGTATCCCGTCATCGGTGTCACCCCCTAG
- a CDS encoding glycosyltransferase family 39 protein, translating to MIPGASSRDRLAAYGIPVAIVLFQLATFRGYGIFRDEMYYLACADHLAWGYVDHPPLSIAVLAAFRAVFGSSLLAVRIAPALAAGLTAYLAASCARALSGGAFAQRLAALCAATFPLGLAEGAFFSMNAFDMVFWTAMLRLFIAILDGADPRLWLAFGAVAGFGLENKISVLFLGMGIAAGILLARRFDLLRSRWPWIGALIAGALFAPHVLWQLAHAWPTREFMDNAQRFKMSAETPLGFISQQILHAGPFLLPVWAAGVGALLVTPALRPWRAIGWAYLVILVFFIATGAKPYYLGPIYPALFAAGAVAWERLAASRPAWRWLRPALAAVVLIGGALLAPATKGLLPEETYIAYAQALHIQPHSGERHEMGRLPQHFADMHGWQALAETVARVRDGLPPDERDHLCIFGQNYGEAGAVDRFGPALGLPRAISGHNAYWMWGPGSCGAGNTWIVIGDNRETLETIFGSVTLGETFHCDLCMPFEDDNPIWICRRMTMPIDALWQKAKKFV from the coding sequence GTGATTCCCGGAGCATCGTCCCGTGACCGGCTCGCCGCTTACGGGATCCCTGTCGCGATCGTCCTCTTCCAGCTCGCCACGTTCCGCGGCTACGGCATCTTCCGCGACGAGATGTACTACCTGGCGTGCGCGGATCATCTCGCCTGGGGATACGTCGACCATCCTCCGCTTTCGATCGCCGTCCTCGCGGCGTTCCGGGCCGTCTTCGGGTCGTCCCTCCTTGCGGTGAGGATCGCTCCCGCGCTCGCCGCGGGGCTCACGGCGTACCTGGCGGCGTCGTGCGCCCGCGCCCTCTCGGGCGGCGCCTTCGCGCAGCGTCTCGCCGCGCTGTGCGCCGCGACCTTCCCGCTCGGGCTCGCGGAGGGCGCGTTCTTCTCGATGAACGCCTTCGATATGGTGTTCTGGACCGCGATGCTGCGCCTCTTCATCGCGATCTTGGATGGAGCCGACCCGCGTCTCTGGCTCGCGTTCGGCGCCGTCGCCGGATTCGGCCTCGAGAACAAGATCAGCGTGCTCTTCCTCGGGATGGGGATCGCCGCCGGTATTCTCCTCGCACGCCGCTTCGATCTTCTGCGATCGCGCTGGCCATGGATCGGTGCTCTGATCGCGGGCGCGCTCTTCGCCCCGCACGTGCTGTGGCAGCTCGCTCACGCATGGCCGACGCGCGAGTTCATGGACAACGCGCAACGCTTCAAGATGTCCGCCGAGACGCCCTTGGGGTTCATCTCGCAGCAGATCCTCCACGCCGGCCCGTTCCTCCTCCCCGTGTGGGCCGCCGGCGTCGGCGCGCTTCTCGTCACACCGGCGCTCCGCCCGTGGCGCGCGATCGGATGGGCGTACCTCGTCATCCTCGTCTTCTTCATCGCCACAGGCGCGAAGCCGTACTACCTCGGACCGATCTACCCGGCGCTCTTCGCCGCGGGTGCGGTGGCCTGGGAGCGACTCGCAGCGAGCCGGCCGGCGTGGCGATGGCTGCGCCCCGCGCTCGCCGCCGTCGTGCTGATCGGCGGCGCACTCCTGGCGCCGGCGACGAAGGGCCTCCTCCCCGAGGAGACGTACATTGCGTACGCGCAGGCGCTCCACATCCAGCCGCACTCGGGCGAGCGGCACGAGATGGGGCGGTTGCCGCAGCACTTCGCCGACATGCACGGCTGGCAGGCGCTGGCGGAAACGGTCGCGCGCGTCCGTGACGGCCTGCCGCCGGACGAGCGCGACCACCTCTGCATCTTCGGGCAGAACTACGGCGAGGCAGGTGCCGTCGATCGCTTCGGTCCGGCGCTCGGCCTCCCGCGCGCGATCTCCGGCCACAACGCGTACTGGATGTGGGGGCCGGGGAGCTGCGGCGCGGGGAACACCTGGATCGTCATCGGCGACAATCGCGAGACCCTCGAGACGATCTTCGGCTCGGTCACGCTCGGCGAGACGTTCCACTGCGATCTCTGCATGCCGTTCGAGGACGACAACCCGATCTGGATCTGCCGCCGCATGACGATGCCGATCGACGCGCTGTGGCAGAAGGCGAAGAAGTTCGTATGA
- a CDS encoding CHAD domain-containing protein, giving the protein MAETAQRLRLVPSEGDGDLRARATFAVPAIDDVERALGVLESAGRVAPRHLSSDEREERWLDTADRRIAAAVRLLRVESGGIARLSPLGTPHPVPADDEGSVQASSPVAPGEPARAEGEVGTRVAALAGQRLLETVATVRLQRRRGVVRDGDRRLLVELDELRAAQPGETDGRVAARLTIRGTDDASVASFAAALSETCALTPAPPFAATARDLAGVEPPGIDLGPTELPPRPSLAELAFATLRSDGRDFLAVEPAVRLGDDPEAVHDMRVAARRLRAALGLFEEALPARARALRRELRRFGAALGGVRDLEVQLTQLAAWRRDNPRSAAAAFDAIEGVLRVKHAAARRKLLRVLEAKRYGHLVVHLTSLLTDGPKRRPAAGRRAAVAEAPRLIRKRYRRLRRVGDPLSRRSAPAELHELRIACKRLRYALDFYQPLYDGAVAAMIDGVSGLQNLLGHHQDMWVAIGHLEALAQSSRRKLPPQALFLMGAISAQCERRASSLRRSFSRKYRKVGARRKRALKAALDDAAPKRATKSRPLP; this is encoded by the coding sequence ATGGCCGAGACGGCCCAGAGGCTCCGGCTCGTCCCTTCCGAGGGCGATGGAGATCTGCGCGCCCGGGCGACGTTCGCCGTTCCCGCCATCGACGACGTGGAGCGCGCGCTCGGAGTCCTCGAATCCGCGGGTCGCGTCGCGCCGAGACACCTCTCGTCGGACGAGCGCGAGGAGCGCTGGCTCGACACCGCCGACCGCCGGATCGCCGCCGCCGTCCGCCTGCTCAGGGTCGAGAGCGGCGGGATCGCGCGCCTGAGCCCGCTCGGGACGCCGCATCCCGTTCCCGCGGACGACGAGGGATCCGTACAAGCCTCTTCTCCGGTGGCGCCGGGCGAGCCGGCGCGGGCCGAGGGAGAGGTCGGCACGCGCGTCGCAGCGCTCGCCGGGCAGCGCCTGCTCGAGACGGTCGCGACCGTCCGCCTCCAGCGGCGTCGCGGTGTCGTCCGGGACGGTGACCGCCGGCTCCTCGTCGAGCTCGACGAGCTGCGGGCGGCGCAGCCCGGCGAAACGGACGGGCGGGTCGCGGCCCGGCTCACGATCCGCGGCACCGACGACGCCTCGGTGGCCTCCTTCGCCGCCGCGCTGAGCGAAACGTGCGCGCTCACCCCCGCGCCGCCGTTCGCCGCGACCGCGCGCGACCTCGCGGGCGTCGAGCCGCCGGGGATCGATCTCGGTCCCACCGAGCTTCCGCCGCGCCCGTCGCTCGCCGAGCTGGCCTTCGCGACCCTCCGGTCCGACGGCCGTGATTTCCTCGCCGTCGAGCCCGCCGTGAGGCTCGGCGACGATCCCGAGGCGGTCCACGACATGCGCGTCGCCGCGCGGCGTCTCAGGGCCGCCCTCGGCCTCTTCGAGGAGGCGCTCCCCGCGCGGGCGCGCGCGCTGCGCCGCGAGCTGAGGCGTTTCGGTGCCGCGCTCGGAGGCGTGCGCGACCTCGAGGTGCAGCTCACGCAGCTCGCCGCGTGGCGCCGGGACAACCCGCGGTCTGCGGCCGCGGCGTTCGACGCGATCGAGGGCGTCCTGCGGGTCAAGCACGCCGCAGCCCGCCGGAAGCTCCTCCGGGTGCTCGAGGCAAAGCGATACGGGCACCTCGTCGTGCACCTGACCTCGCTCTTGACCGACGGACCCAAGCGTCGGCCGGCCGCGGGGCGTCGCGCGGCGGTCGCCGAAGCGCCGCGCCTCATCCGCAAGCGCTACCGCCGGCTCCGCCGCGTCGGCGATCCGCTCTCGCGGCGGTCGGCACCGGCCGAGCTGCACGAGCTCAGGATCGCGTGCAAGCGCCTGCGCTATGCGCTCGATTTCTATCAGCCCCTCTACGATGGCGCCGTCGCCGCGATGATCGACGGGGTCAGCGGGCTCCAGAATCTGCTCGGCCACCATCAAGACATGTGGGTCGCGATCGGACATCTCGAGGCGCTGGCGCAAAGCAGCCGGCGGAAGCTGCCGCCTCAGGCGCTGTTCCTGATGGGAGCGATCTCGGCGCAGTGCGAGCGGCGTGCATCCTCGCTCCGGCGCTCCTTCTCCAGGAAGTACCGCAAGGTCGGGGCCCGCCGCAAGCGCGCCCTCAAGGCCGCGCTCGACGACGCGGCGCCTAAGCGCGCGACGAAATCGCGTCCGCTGCCTTAG
- a CDS encoding potassium channel protein, translating to MELRRRLVHAVGLLAAFAALAVVGFRLFAHVPWLDALYMVVISLSGVGYHEIVDTSHSAGLRAFNIAVLVGGFAAVVYVISLATAVIVQGEFGSIFRRRRMEKRIATFQGHYLVCGAGETGTLVVAELGRTGATASVVDLKRERLEALPDRPTLATVEGDATDLATLERAGLDRAACVVTALPHEKDNLVVTVLVRQKDPSIRIVARHVDPLMADRLRKAGADAAVSPTAIGSMRLASEAVRPHVVGFLDQMLKERAQTVRIEEIPLAAGSPWIGKTLGALDLRKQWGLTTLALRDGDASYRYGPEPEEALSSGTVLIVLGDVARIAEARASAVPKR from the coding sequence GTGGAGCTTCGCCGGAGACTCGTGCATGCCGTCGGCCTCCTGGCCGCGTTCGCGGCGCTCGCCGTCGTCGGCTTCCGCCTGTTCGCGCACGTCCCGTGGCTCGACGCGCTCTACATGGTCGTCATCTCGCTGTCGGGGGTCGGCTACCACGAGATCGTCGACACCTCGCACAGCGCCGGTTTGCGGGCATTCAACATCGCGGTCCTCGTCGGAGGATTCGCGGCGGTCGTCTACGTCATCTCGCTCGCGACGGCGGTCATCGTCCAGGGCGAGTTCGGGTCGATCTTCCGGAGGCGGAGGATGGAAAAACGCATCGCGACGTTCCAGGGGCATTACCTCGTCTGCGGCGCCGGCGAGACCGGCACGCTCGTCGTCGCCGAGCTGGGGAGGACGGGCGCAACCGCGTCGGTCGTCGACCTCAAGCGCGAGCGCCTCGAGGCGCTGCCCGACCGGCCGACGCTCGCCACCGTCGAAGGCGACGCGACCGATCTCGCGACGCTCGAGCGCGCGGGGCTCGACCGCGCGGCGTGCGTCGTCACCGCGCTACCTCACGAGAAGGACAACCTCGTCGTCACCGTCCTCGTCCGCCAGAAGGACCCTTCGATCCGCATCGTCGCGCGGCACGTCGATCCGCTGATGGCCGACCGTCTGCGCAAGGCGGGAGCGGACGCGGCCGTCTCGCCGACGGCGATCGGCAGCATGCGGCTCGCATCCGAAGCGGTGCGGCCGCACGTCGTCGGATTCCTCGACCAGATGCTCAAGGAGCGCGCGCAGACGGTGCGCATCGAGGAGATCCCGCTCGCCGCGGGATCGCCCTGGATCGGCAAGACCCTCGGCGCGCTCGACCTCCGCAAGCAATGGGGTCTCACGACCTTGGCGCTCCGCGACGGCGACGCGAGCTATCGCTACGGCCCGGAGCCGGAGGAAGCGCTGTCGTCGGGCACCGTCCTCATCGTGCTCGGCGACGTGGCGCGAATCGCGGAGGCGCGTGCCTCCGCGGTTCCGAAGCGATAG
- a CDS encoding STAS domain-containing protein, with product MNVTINHRGRIAVVAYEGSLTIGFTADLLEEGTGKALRSDAKGLVLDLRKMSHLDSAGIGVIVGCAKKAGELGKVVKIVLDRATVASRIFKVTQLERAFEIFDDLDEAVASFA from the coding sequence ATGAACGTCACGATCAACCATCGCGGCCGGATCGCCGTCGTCGCCTACGAGGGCTCGCTCACGATCGGGTTCACCGCCGACCTGCTCGAGGAAGGCACCGGCAAGGCGCTCCGCAGCGACGCGAAGGGGCTCGTGCTCGACCTCCGCAAGATGAGCCACCTCGACAGCGCCGGCATCGGCGTCATCGTCGGTTGCGCCAAGAAGGCGGGCGAGTTGGGGAAGGTCGTGAAGATCGTGCTGGATCGCGCGACGGTCGCGAGTCGCATCTTCAAGGTCACACAGCTCGAGCGCGCCTTCGAGATCTTCGATGACCTCGACGAGGCCGTCGCCAGCTTCGCGTAA
- a CDS encoding polyphosphate kinase 2 family protein: MDDLKKIIQRCHELCDPYRVSRGKDFKLKKFDPSDTGDLKSADKPKAKEALTRGVEVLAELQDRLYAQDRWSVLLIFQAMDAAGKDGAIKHVMSGINPQGCQVYSFKAPSAEDLDHDFLWRTTRCLPERGRIGVFNRSYYEEVLVVRVHPEILAKQKIPAQLVGKRIWSERFHDIRAFESYIARQGVAVVKFFLNVSKKEQLKRFMARLDDSDKNWKFSATDAAERGHWDDYMHAYEDLISETATSSAPWYVVPADNKWYTRAVVAAAVIDTLASLKLEYPKVDKAKARELAAARAALTGRR, translated from the coding sequence ATGGACGACTTGAAGAAGATCATTCAGCGGTGCCATGAGCTTTGCGATCCGTACCGCGTCTCGCGCGGGAAGGATTTCAAGCTGAAGAAGTTCGATCCGTCAGACACGGGCGATCTGAAGTCCGCGGACAAGCCGAAAGCCAAGGAGGCGCTCACGCGCGGGGTCGAGGTGCTCGCGGAGCTGCAAGACCGGCTCTACGCGCAGGATCGCTGGTCCGTACTCCTCATCTTCCAGGCGATGGACGCCGCCGGCAAGGACGGCGCGATCAAGCACGTCATGTCGGGAATCAACCCGCAGGGCTGCCAGGTTTACTCCTTCAAGGCGCCGAGCGCGGAAGATCTCGACCACGACTTTCTCTGGCGCACGACGCGCTGCCTCCCGGAGCGCGGGCGCATCGGCGTCTTCAACCGGTCGTACTACGAAGAGGTGCTCGTCGTCCGCGTCCATCCGGAGATTCTCGCCAAGCAGAAGATTCCTGCCCAGCTCGTCGGCAAGAGGATCTGGAGCGAGCGCTTCCACGACATCCGCGCGTTCGAGAGCTACATCGCCCGCCAGGGCGTCGCCGTCGTGAAGTTCTTCCTGAACGTCTCGAAGAAGGAGCAGCTCAAGCGATTCATGGCGCGCCTCGACGATTCGGACAAGAACTGGAAGTTCTCCGCGACCGATGCGGCCGAGCGCGGCCACTGGGACGACTACATGCACGCCTACGAAGACCTGATCAGCGAGACCGCGACCTCGTCGGCGCCGTGGTACGTCGTGCCGGCGGACAACAAGTGGTACACGCGAGCGGTCGTCGCAGCGGCGGTGATCGATACGTTGGCGAGCCTCAAGCTCGAGTATCCGAAGGTCGACAAGGCGAAGGCGAGAGAGCTGGCGGCGGCCCGCGCGGCGCTGACCGGCCGGCGCTAA
- a CDS encoding STAS domain-containing protein, translated as MLEIKFGPEGEVIMAGRFDASQAEMAETFLSGVKESRVVDLKDLSYISSLGLGVLLSAQKRLMGAGHSLRLVNVRGHVREIFHFSGFEQVFEIDPAPPA; from the coding sequence ATGCTCGAGATCAAGTTCGGACCCGAGGGCGAGGTGATCATGGCGGGGCGCTTCGATGCCTCGCAGGCCGAGATGGCCGAGACCTTCCTCTCCGGCGTCAAAGAGAGCCGGGTCGTCGACCTCAAGGACCTGAGCTATATCTCCAGCCTGGGGCTGGGGGTGCTACTCTCGGCCCAGAAACGCCTGATGGGAGCGGGTCACAGTCTTCGTCTGGTCAACGTCCGGGGACATGTACGGGAGATCTTTCATTTTTCCGGCTTCGAGCAGGTTTTTGAGATCGACCCGGCTCCCCCGGCGTGA
- a CDS encoding sigma-70 family RNA polymerase sigma factor gives MTNENDDNALVQGCLAGDEHAFEILVVRYQGPIYNAVLRMVRDRDDASDLTQNAFLKAYQQLSKFDPHYKFFSWLYRIAINESLNFVKRSGRQEPLDGDGVAESADPERSVVSAEIGRHVQGALMKVSADYRAVLVLRHFHDCSYEDMAAILGIPEKTVKSRLFSARRQLKELLEAEGMLP, from the coding sequence ATGACGAATGAGAACGACGACAACGCGCTGGTTCAGGGGTGCTTGGCCGGAGACGAACACGCCTTCGAGATCCTCGTCGTCCGCTATCAAGGGCCGATCTACAACGCCGTCCTCCGGATGGTGCGCGACCGGGACGACGCCTCGGATCTCACGCAGAACGCTTTTCTCAAAGCGTATCAACAGCTCTCCAAGTTCGATCCTCATTACAAGTTCTTCAGCTGGCTCTACCGAATCGCGATCAACGAGAGCCTGAATTTCGTCAAGCGGAGCGGGCGGCAGGAGCCGCTCGACGGTGACGGCGTGGCGGAGTCGGCCGATCCCGAGCGGTCCGTGGTCTCGGCCGAGATCGGCCGTCACGTTCAGGGCGCTCTCATGAAGGTCTCTGCGGACTACCGCGCCGTCCTCGTGCTCCGGCACTTCCACGACTGCTCGTACGAGGACATGGCCGCGATCCTCGGCATCCCCGAGAAAACAGTAAAGTCGAGACTTTTCAGCGCCCGACGTCAGCTCAAGGAGCTACTCGAGGCCGAGGGCATGCTGCCTTGA
- a CDS encoding DMT family transporter, with amino-acid sequence MGFLGQTRSLLITGLADVFAAVREESRRPGERFGLVLMVVSAACFALMAAIAKKLLPTTPMQAVVFSRGILMTTTFVALARRQGVPVIGNHPWMLLFRGLLGYGALSCYFWSVQHLPLGDAVLLQYSHPIFVAALAPFVLHEATGRWHWPLVVGALAGVALIVGPAHGFRGAALIGLCGSMLSGTAYMAVRRLSRTEHALTILIWFPLASIPASLVATLHAGKAALPRTGAEIAGHLLVFVSALVGQWTLTSGLARAGAARATAVTMTGPVFGLAFGWLMFGTRPVLESLAGTAIVIAAVILLAKEKKKPVDLVETREESVVSSR; translated from the coding sequence TTGGGTTTCCTCGGCCAGACGCGATCGCTCCTGATCACCGGCCTCGCGGACGTCTTCGCCGCCGTGCGCGAAGAATCGCGCCGCCCCGGCGAGCGCTTCGGCCTCGTCCTCATGGTCGTCTCCGCCGCCTGCTTCGCGCTGATGGCGGCGATCGCGAAGAAGCTCCTCCCGACGACGCCGATGCAAGCGGTCGTCTTCTCGCGCGGCATCCTCATGACGACGACGTTCGTGGCGCTCGCGCGGCGCCAAGGCGTGCCGGTCATCGGGAATCATCCGTGGATGCTCCTCTTCCGGGGACTCCTCGGCTACGGCGCTCTCTCCTGCTACTTCTGGTCGGTCCAGCACCTCCCGCTCGGCGATGCCGTCTTGCTTCAATACAGCCATCCGATCTTCGTGGCGGCGCTCGCGCCGTTCGTCCTCCACGAGGCCACCGGGCGCTGGCACTGGCCGCTCGTCGTCGGCGCCCTGGCCGGCGTCGCGCTCATCGTGGGACCGGCCCACGGGTTCCGCGGCGCGGCGCTCATCGGCCTCTGCGGCTCGATGCTCTCGGGCACGGCGTACATGGCGGTGCGCCGGCTCTCACGCACGGAACACGCGCTCACGATCCTGATCTGGTTCCCGCTCGCGAGCATCCCCGCCTCGCTCGTCGCGACGCTCCACGCGGGGAAAGCCGCGCTTCCTCGTACGGGCGCGGAGATCGCGGGACATCTCCTCGTCTTCGTCTCCGCGCTCGTCGGCCAGTGGACCCTGACCTCGGGCCTGGCGCGCGCCGGCGCCGCGCGCGCAACCGCGGTGACGATGACCGGCCCGGTCTTCGGCCTTGCCTTCGGATGGCTCATGTTCGGAACGCGCCCCGTTCTCGAATCGCTCGCCGGCACGGCGATCGTCATCGCCGCGGTGATCCTCCTCGCGAAAGAAAAGAAGAAGCCTGTTGATCTGGTCGAGACGCGGGAAGAGTCGGTCGTCAGTAGTCGATAG
- a CDS encoding ATP-binding protein — protein MNARAFRSFPRSAACLPEIFEFMEAFFETSGVAEPHRNPAEFAVEELFTNLVKYSRGGTQEIRIELAREAGRLVVSLTDFGVEPFDIRTVPDAQVDLSVDQRKPGGLGIHLVRRMVDQIDYRYEDGCSTTTFVKSLE, from the coding sequence ATGAACGCCCGCGCCTTCAGGTCTTTTCCGCGCTCGGCCGCGTGTCTGCCCGAGATCTTCGAATTCATGGAGGCGTTCTTCGAGACATCCGGCGTGGCCGAGCCGCACCGCAACCCGGCGGAGTTCGCCGTCGAGGAGCTCTTCACGAACCTCGTCAAGTACAGCCGCGGCGGGACGCAGGAGATCCGGATCGAGCTGGCGCGGGAGGCGGGCCGCCTTGTCGTCAGCCTTACCGATTTCGGCGTCGAGCCGTTCGACATCCGCACCGTCCCCGACGCGCAGGTCGATCTCTCGGTCGACCAGCGGAAACCAGGCGGGCTCGGCATCCACCTCGTGCGGCGGATGGTCGATCAGATCGATTACCGGTACGAAGACGGCTGCAGCACCACCACGTTCGTGAAGAGCCTGGAGTGA
- a CDS encoding class D sortase translates to MTGWQRLERFSWIVGVSLLAAWAGLRGLSTWASARAVEEFEQRLAPSDMSQWSDSRRHHYEESLGQASAPAIGVLTIPKVGLKAPLFEGTGDLALDRGVGHIDGTTAPGESGNVGIAGHRDGFFRGLKDLGIGDVIVLKTVGETATYVVAETRVVAPEDVSVLASTPVPSLTLVTCFPFYHVGPAPQRYIVRAVRR, encoded by the coding sequence ATGACGGGGTGGCAGCGCCTGGAGCGATTCTCCTGGATCGTGGGCGTTTCCCTCCTCGCGGCGTGGGCCGGCCTGCGCGGCCTGAGCACCTGGGCTTCGGCGCGGGCCGTCGAGGAGTTCGAGCAGCGGCTCGCCCCCTCCGACATGTCCCAGTGGTCCGACTCGCGGCGCCATCATTACGAAGAGAGCCTGGGTCAGGCGTCGGCACCGGCGATCGGCGTGCTGACGATCCCGAAGGTCGGCCTCAAGGCTCCACTCTTCGAGGGAACTGGAGACCTGGCGCTCGATCGCGGCGTCGGCCACATCGACGGCACGACCGCTCCCGGGGAATCCGGCAATGTCGGGATCGCCGGGCACCGTGACGGCTTCTTCCGGGGTCTGAAGGATCTCGGCATCGGCGACGTCATCGTGTTGAAGACGGTGGGAGAGACCGCGACCTACGTCGTCGCGGAGACACGGGTCGTGGCGCCCGAGGATGTCTCGGTCCTCGCGTCGACGCCGGTGCCTTCCTTGACCCTCGTGACCTGTTTTCCGTTCTACCACGTCGGCCCGGCACCGCAGCGCTACATCGTGCGCGCCGTGCGCCGCTGA
- a CDS encoding PrsW family glutamic-type intramembrane protease gives MTVAVGLLPVLFFLGALIYLDSYKLVRKRFVAGALVGGCVLAVVCWGINTALGGAIPVGYEGYSRFIAPIVEESVKALLIIGFARANRIGFLVDAAIYGFAIGTGFALVENVVYWSTLTDASWSLWLVRGFGTAIMHGGCTAIVGIVGKALTERGRWPTAGAWAAAIAVAILIHSFFNSFFLAPVTQAAVIVLFLPPLAYMIFRRSERSLEQWLNVGFDADTELLELVLSGHVSGTPVGNYLGELRSRFPGEVLVDMLCYLRLHLELSLRAKGLLMMREAGFPVVLDGNDKAKLEELDFLERSIGTVGKLTMKPFLRTTSRDLWEIYMMREEAKR, from the coding sequence GTGACCGTCGCGGTCGGGCTCCTGCCCGTCCTGTTCTTCCTCGGCGCGCTCATCTACCTCGACAGCTACAAGCTCGTCCGGAAGCGGTTCGTCGCCGGCGCGCTCGTCGGCGGCTGCGTTCTCGCCGTCGTCTGCTGGGGCATCAACACGGCGCTCGGCGGGGCGATTCCCGTGGGGTACGAGGGCTACTCGCGCTTCATCGCCCCGATCGTCGAGGAATCCGTCAAGGCGCTCCTCATCATCGGGTTCGCGCGCGCGAACCGGATCGGGTTCCTCGTCGACGCGGCGATCTACGGGTTCGCGATCGGCACCGGTTTCGCGCTGGTCGAGAACGTCGTCTACTGGTCGACCCTCACCGATGCTTCGTGGAGCCTCTGGCTCGTACGCGGGTTCGGGACCGCGATCATGCACGGCGGCTGTACCGCGATCGTCGGCATCGTGGGGAAGGCGCTCACCGAGCGCGGACGCTGGCCGACCGCCGGTGCGTGGGCCGCCGCGATCGCGGTCGCCATCCTCATCCACTCGTTCTTCAACAGCTTCTTCCTGGCGCCGGTGACGCAGGCGGCGGTCATCGTGCTCTTCCTCCCGCCGCTCGCCTACATGATCTTCCGTCGCAGCGAGCGCTCCCTCGAGCAGTGGCTGAACGTCGGCTTCGACGCCGACACGGAGCTCCTCGAGCTGGTGCTCTCCGGCCACGTGTCGGGCACGCCGGTCGGCAACTACCTCGGCGAGCTGCGCTCGCGCTTCCCGGGCGAGGTCCTCGTCGACATGCTCTGCTACCTCCGCCTCCACCTCGAGCTGTCGCTCCGGGCGAAGGGCCTCCTCATGATGCGCGAGGCCGGGTTCCCGGTCGTCCTCGACGGCAACGACAAGGCGAAGCTCGAGGAGCTGGACTTCCTCGAGCGCAGCATCGGCACCGTCGGCAAGCTCACGATGAAGCCGTTCCTGCGGACGACCTCGCGCGATCTGTGGGAGATCTACATGATGAGGGAAGAAGCGAAGCGGTAA